The Anthonomus grandis grandis unplaced genomic scaffold, icAntGran1.3 ctg00000184.1___fragment_3, whole genome shotgun sequence DNA window AACTAATTATACTCATAATGCTTGAATACTTCCCTCTTAAAAAGTATGTTACTCTCCAACAACATATTTAACCGAAATTTAAGCTTagcgaatttcaaaaaatagaacTTGTACCCTTCTagtcatttttctttatatatatactatattaagaattaaaaaaaatgttaaggtaTTCATATTGTGATAGATTTTTTGTAATCGGAATTATTTAGGAACGAAACTAATAATGATTGATATTCTAAAAACGCTTTGTTGATGCACATTGTATTTAAGGCGCaactagttattttttatttattgaatatgcCCGAGCTATAgtgttgtaattatttattgttaataaacaattatACAGTAAACAAATTGTTTTATTCCTATTTGGGTACAAAATGTCCGCCGAATTTCCTGCTGCGTTTCACCTTTTCTAAATCGACATCgggaaattgttttttaacggCCTCCATGTTCATGTTGGGGAATCTGTTCATTAGGCCGATTACATGGTTGAAATTTCTCCTAGAAACAAACAATTACATGTACATAATATAACTGAGATAAGTCAACAGTTTTTCTATATATATAGAAATACACCTTGCATTAAGAGTAATGCTGAATCTAGgatcttattgaaaaaataatttataaattttgtatattttttacaatttgtaaaCGAAGTCAATGCAAAAAACCCTCTAAATTATACAGATGTTACTTCTAATTTTCCTACAACTGAgtgatcattttttttttggattaattaatattgaacatcaacaaaaatttttgtatttgcctggtaaaacatatttaatttattccaggcagatgAGCTTCAAAGCATGTTTAACTTCTTGGATAAAAAGTATTGTCCACTGCctggaaattaaatttaaaaaaaatattccaggcagtagaacATAGTTGCATATCTATTATGCATGGTCACAATGCCTGTAGTAAAatggattattttaaaaactatacacCCGGACTGGGGAACAAAGGTAACATTATATCTTAGAGTGGGACAGAAATGCTGTTTCTgtgaattaaaagaaatattaattctttCAAGACAGTTATACTCCGCAACATTAAAATACAAAGAATTCTTGTAAATAATGATTCTTTGGTCCTCAATAGTATTGGTGATACTTCAGATAATAGTCAATACTTACTCAAAGTATTGACTAAACATATACAATATACCTTACTGAAACAACTAATTTTACTATGAACTAATATTTCACTTACCTTTcctgtttctttttattaaggTACAACTTTTCCCTATATTTCAGCAAAAATGCCTCAACATCAGTGTCATATTTATAGAACTTGTATTTCTCTTGCCATTTTTTATTCATGTATTGTGGTATAGGATGTTCGGACATCCTAAAATGattgcataataaaatagtcatagCAGCTCAACTAAAATTACTCACTTGTAATAATAAGTAAGCCCAAAGACATTCTTTGTTACTTTTCCTGGTCTTTCTCCATTTTCTCCTGTTTCTAGCTCATGATAAGCCCTGTTTCTCTCCCTTATTACCTCCTCTAAATTTTCCATCGATTCTTCTACCTTATCGATCCTTTCAGGACTCGGAAACAGCATCGTTTGATCCTTACACTCCTCCTCCATTGTCAGGAGCATATTCTTCTCTTTAAGAAGTACATACCTAAAAATAAGGGCTGATAATTTAAACGAACCTACAAATCGAAACAAGTAGGAAGATTTAACTTTACCAAAGTTTATGCAAGTCTGAGTTTGATTTCAGTCTCATTTCGTCCTTTGTCCATGACCGACCACTTTTGATTTCACGCTGGCCCCAATTATCTTTGTGGTCGAAAAATTCCATTAAATCATTCCTGGGAGTTGTGGTGCTTATGCTCCTGTAATAGGTGTACAGttaaatagttataaaaaattaataaaagtgttttttgttaacaaacatAACCTCAACTGACCTTTTTAGTGTGGAAATCGATGGACCACAGTTGCTTACACTGGTGTGCAGCGTCAAGTTATTTAATAACTTGCAgatgtttaataatttagttgTGGAGCCCATTCTGTTATTTGAATTATTGCAGGAATTAGGGTTTCcagtggtttttttttattcaatttatgaATAAGAATATCGGGAGTCTCTCCAGTACTTTCTCTTGACATTGACAGGAATTATTAGAATTACGTCGGTTAGGGCTTAGGGTCATTTCTGACGAAGCGAGTTCGCTATTGATGAAATCCTTTTGAGGCTTTAGAACATAGTAAGGATAATATTCgcttaactaattaaattgttcTTTTGTCGATAAAAGTCTTATACGATGTAAAAGCTCAGTATAAACCAATATGCAATGCGCCTACTTGTGAACTGGCCTTAAGGCAGAACTGTCAGTGTCATGGGTTGACTGACATATTATTTTGTggttagttttttatatttttaaaacttgtgtTGTCTTCATTTTATTTAGTTGAAGTGCTAAAAATCGTTGAAAAAACTGTTTATCTTGAATCCAGATTGACTCAACCGTAAGGGGTAagttatcataaaataattatgtaattGTTTGTTTCCTGACGTCAGTTTGAATGCCACCATTTGATCCCAAAACTGATCCTGGACTTGCCCCCTATTTAAGCAAATCTTGATTGTATTACACCTTTGTGAATGCTTGAGACATAATTTTCAATAGGACACTTTACGGCATATAAAAGTGACCACATAAGGCTAGCACACATCAACCCATAGAACCTCAATAGACAAAGCATATCTTCCTTAATAGTTTACTAGATCTAGAAATGAAACTTtctataagtattttaaatagacCTGTCTTTCATGGTGAGGCACCATTAAAAGCTTCTACAGAACGCCTATTCAAAGATCTTAGAGTTAGATTTAGGGACTACAGTACTGTGACTGCTGTCGAGCAAGCTTTGTCCAATTTGAAATCGAAAATCCAATTTGTGTTCTTGCCAGtaattttcaagtatttttagAGTAATAAGGAAGTCTTTTATCCACAAAAGGTCCCTTTTATCACTTAGTTTCACTAATCACAAATAATTAGATATGTCAAattcatctaaaaattaaatagtgtCTAGTTAGCAGTTTTGGCAACTGTACAAGTGAATTTTCACttaattcaaatataaaatttcttaccataatatttaaaagtacaTAATAGAGAAATGCACCAAATagttttttgtaaacataattttaaaagtaaaagagaTAGACAGATCAGCAATTaaccatttaattaattatagaatCACAACTTCTACTTTTCCTGAACTAATCAGAGATTGGGCTGTTTAGCGAGAGTCAATTTGGGTTTAAGAAGAACagaaatacaacacagggtatATTTAATAGAAGCAGTTCTGTTTTGTAACTTCAGCCAAGCTTTTGACTGTGAGGAACTATTGATCTTGCAGGTCTTATTATAGGAACATAATTCTTGATATGTACATGCTAGTACAATAATTGTATTTCTATGATACTGAATGTGTCAGATAAATATAACATGAtgccaagtgcctggaagaaataatatGCAGATTCTTCAGATAAAATATGACACATTTTCGGCAATGAAtgaactattttcattaaagcaAACTGTTTATTCTTTATAACTACCTGGGAAACACTAGACACTATAAAATGCTGGGGCAAAACAGTGTcatagttaaaaaaacactaagcaTAACATAGTTGTTCTTACTGAAAGTTGATGTATAGGTGAAACCATTTTTTGTCAAACAGTCGGGAATTTGAAATCATGGGTCCAAAAAgttgaaattgaattatttcACCCTGAAATTTAGagccataatttatttcttccaggcagttgaagttctTTTTATTGACAGATGATTATCTTCTTACTCTCTTGagaacaattaataattttcctagATATAAGTTGTGGTTGAATAGTACTATTAAAATAACTACCACGGCAAGGGATTTcacctataaaaaatattgaaaagctaaatgaattaaaaagaaatgctGCAATCAACATCTTTGCAGGAATTGTACCGAAAAATAAACAGGTATTGAGTCTAGATGAAGTGGAAATAACTGGACCATTAGTAAATATAGAGAATGATCTTCTTAATCAAGTAAATTCTACCTTCTAAAAGTATCTTCCATATTAATCATTCGCTTGCAAAATTGACTTCTTGTTTGAAATACAGGTGGAGGTAGtatatattccaggcatgtAACCCTCCTAATCTTATCCAATTAAGTTACTGTCctacatataaataattctaTAAGCGATATTATCTATTTATATAAtgacaataacaataattatgttTCAGAGTCCGAACCCATCGTCCAAGATGCCACGAATAATGATAAAGGGTGGTGTCTGGCGTAACACCGAAGATGAAATCCTCAAGGCCGCCGTAATGAAATATGGCAAAAACCAATGGTCTCGTATCGCTTCACTATTACATCGTAAATCAGCAAAACAGTGCAAAGCCCGTTGGTTCGAATGGCTCGACCCTAGCATCAAAAAAACCGAATGGTCCAGAGAGGAGGATGAAAAACTCTTACATCTAGCCAAACTGATGCCCACCCAATGGAGAACGATCGCTCCAATCATTGGTAGAACTGCTGCTCAATGTTTGGAACGATACGAATATCTACTGGATCAAGCACAAAAAAAAGAAGACGGTGACGACGGAGACGATCCAAGAAAACTTAAACCCGGAGAGATCGATCCGAATCC harbors:
- the LOC126749524 gene encoding 39S ribosomal protein L47, mitochondrial-like gives rise to the protein MGSTTKLLNICKLLNNLTLHTSVSNCGPSISTLKRSISTTTPRNDLMEFFDHKDNWGQREIKSGRSWTKDEMRLKSNSDLHKLWYVLLKEKNMLLTMEEECKDQTMLFPSPERIDKVEESMENLEEVIRERNRAYHELETGENGERPGKVTKNVFGLTYYYKMSEHPIPQYMNKKWQEKYKFYKYDTDVEAFLLKYREKLYLNKKKQERRNFNHVIGLMNRFPNMNMEAVKKQFPDVDLEKVKRSRKFGGHFVPK